Genomic window (candidate division WOR-3 bacterium):
GGTCACAACCACAAGCCCGGCCGGAAGGGATGTCAACCTAGTTGGGTATCCGATACGGATGTGCGAACTACTTGCTAGCCTGCGCACCCCTGGGTTCATTGAACGCGTTGCGGTCCATCATCCCAAGTACATTGCAAGGGCAAAGCGTGCGATTAAGCAGGCATTCAAGTATCAGGCTGAGAATCGGTGTTTCAGCTTTGTAGAGTGCCTGTCCACTTGTCCGACTAACTGGGGACTTTCGCCATTGAAGGCCTGTAAGTGGCTGGAAGAGAATATGATGCCGTACTATCCGGTAAAGAACTTCAAGACGCCAGAGGAGGTAGGTTCCAATTCTCAAGCACTGGCTACGGATGAACCGCGGCGGCCGTCAGCAGCACCAGTCAGGGAGCCAGCAGCCCGGAATCATGGGGAAGCTAGCCATGCAGGTTGAAACCGTATTTGCCGGATTTGGCGGGCAGGGAGTGATGCTGGCCGGCAAGTTACTGGCCGAGGTTGGGATGGAGCTGGGCCGGGAAGTAGTGTGGCTGCCTTCCTATGGGCCGGAAATGAGAGGCGGAACTGCTAACTGCACCGTCATCATTGGCGACGAGCCGATCGCTTCGCCGATTGTAGTCCATCCCCGTGATGCGGTGGTGCTCAATCGGCCGTCCCTCGACAAGTTTGGGCCGATGCTGCGGCCGGGTGGTTTCCTCATCGTCAATAGGTCCCTTATACCAGTGGACCCAGGCCGGACCGACCTTGTGGTGGTCAAAGTGCCCGCAAACCAGATTGCGATTGAGGCTGGCACCGGCAAGGCAACGAACATGGTGATGCTCGGTGCCTACGTCGGTGCCACTGGTCTTGTGCCATTCGAGGAAGTCGTGAATCAGGCTCGGCGCGAGTTTGAGAGCAAGCCAAAGCTGATCCCGGTCAATGTCAGATGTCTTGAAGAGGGGTATCGGCTAGGTCGGGCGGCCGCAAGAGGCGGCTGAACCGAGGAGGACTCTTGGCCATGGGGCTGTTCTTGCTGGCGGTTGTCGGCGCTGGCCCGGATGCGGTCGGTCGGGCGGTGGCTCGGGTCATGCCCGCGGTGGTGAGTATCAACGTTGACCGGCTGGAACGTAGGGTCAGGCCTGGTTCTGCCGAGCCTGAGCTTGTTCAGGTCCGATCGTTGGGTTCAGGGTTTGTGTTCGACGAGCACGGCTATGTTCTGACCTGCAATC
Coding sequences:
- a CDS encoding thiamine pyrophosphate-dependent enzyme, which codes for MKTVFRRPESLANVATHYCPGCTHGVIHRLIAEAIDELGLRERTVGIAPVGCSVLAFNYFNFDFQEAAHGRAPAVATGIKRGRPDLIVFTYQGDGDLASIGMAEIVHAANRGEKFTVVFVNNAIYGMTGGQMAPTTMPGQVTTTSPAGRDVNLVGYPIRMCELLASLRTPGFIERVAVHHPKYIARAKRAIKQAFKYQAENRCFSFVECLSTCPTNWGLSPLKACKWLEENMMPYYPVKNFKTPEEVGSNSQALATDEPRRPSAAPVREPAARNHGEASHAG
- a CDS encoding 2-oxoacid:acceptor oxidoreductase family protein codes for the protein MQVETVFAGFGGQGVMLAGKLLAEVGMELGREVVWLPSYGPEMRGGTANCTVIIGDEPIASPIVVHPRDAVVLNRPSLDKFGPMLRPGGFLIVNRSLIPVDPGRTDLVVVKVPANQIAIEAGTGKATNMVMLGAYVGATGLVPFEEVVNQARREFESKPKLIPVNVRCLEEGYRLGRAAARGG